A single genomic interval of Lewinellaceae bacterium harbors:
- a CDS encoding response regulator transcription factor codes for MIRTLIIDDEALARQRIRSLLAQRQEIELVGECKSGAEAIRAIREQKPGLIFLDIRMKDMSGFEVLENLPEAETPLIIFSTAYDQYAVRAFDVFAFDYLLKPFREERFHQSLDKAIRLLRERTDPPGNLHLNALLELLRQSNGQGALPIRQSGKICFVEMENIRYIEASGYYIEIYAGEKKFLLRESLANMEQRLQGRQFIRIHRSTIINTSFLRQIEQIGFGDVEAQMKDGKVFRVSKTYKEQLFGRLGV; via the coding sequence ATGATAAGAACACTGATCATCGACGACGAGGCGCTCGCCCGCCAGCGCATCCGCTCCCTGTTGGCACAGCGGCAGGAAATAGAACTCGTTGGCGAGTGCAAAAGCGGCGCCGAAGCCATCCGGGCCATTCGGGAGCAAAAGCCCGGCCTCATTTTCCTGGACATCCGCATGAAAGACATGAGCGGCTTTGAGGTACTGGAAAACCTGCCCGAAGCCGAAACGCCCCTCATCATTTTCAGCACGGCCTACGACCAGTACGCCGTCCGGGCTTTCGATGTATTCGCTTTCGACTACCTGCTCAAACCTTTCAGGGAAGAACGCTTCCACCAATCCCTGGATAAAGCCATCCGCCTGCTTCGGGAAAGGACTGATCCGCCCGGCAACCTCCATCTGAATGCCCTGCTCGAATTGCTGCGCCAAAGCAACGGCCAGGGCGCCCTGCCCATCCGGCAAAGCGGCAAAATCTGCTTTGTAGAAATGGAAAACATCCGATACATCGAAGCTTCCGGTTATTACATCGAGATTTACGCCGGCGAAAAAAAATTCCTGCTCCGCGAATCCCTCGCCAATATGGAGCAGCGGCTGCAGGGCCGGCAGTTCATCCGCATTCACCGTTCCACCATCATCAACACCTCATTCCTCCGGCAGATCGAACAAATCGGCTTCGGGGACGTGGAGGCCCAGATGAAAGACGGCAAGGTGTTCAGGGTCAGCAAGACGTACAAAGAGCAGCTGTTTGGGCGGCTGGGGGTTTGA
- a CDS encoding FAD:protein FMN transferase produces the protein MARLALALLSLLGVAGSGYAQGLARYEFQHPQMGTLFRIVLYARDSLQAHAAARAAFARIDSLDAMLSDYREDSELSRLSARAGDGAWIPVGDELWFLLHTSKQIAILSDGAFDPTIGPLSKLWRKAIRQGEFPETAALQAAKEKVGYQHLEFHESQQMARLALPGMRLDLGGIAKGYAVDEAMAMLRLHGIPVALADGGGDLLAGEPPPGKTGWEVAIGSDTILTIARQAVATSGDTYRYLDWQGRRYSHIIDPRTGLGVAHGWQVSVLAPGCTTADALASVLGAEPALEKRIKRIFPEVEIIFRK, from the coding sequence ATGGCGAGATTAGCGCTGGCGCTGCTTTCCCTCCTCGGGGTGGCTGGCAGCGGGTACGCACAGGGGCTGGCCCGCTACGAATTTCAGCATCCCCAAATGGGCACCCTCTTCCGCATTGTACTTTATGCAAGAGATAGCCTGCAGGCCCACGCCGCTGCCCGCGCCGCCTTTGCCCGCATCGACAGCCTGGACGCCATGCTGAGCGATTACCGGGAGGACAGCGAACTGAGCCGGCTTTCCGCCCGGGCTGGCGATGGGGCATGGATACCGGTGGGCGATGAGTTGTGGTTCCTGCTTCACACATCGAAGCAGATAGCCATCCTGTCTGATGGCGCATTTGACCCCACCATCGGCCCGCTGAGCAAGCTGTGGCGAAAAGCCATCCGTCAGGGGGAGTTTCCAGAAACAGCTGCATTACAGGCGGCAAAAGAGAAAGTCGGCTATCAGCATTTGGAATTCCACGAAAGCCAGCAAATGGCAAGGCTGGCGCTGCCCGGCATGCGCCTCGACCTGGGCGGCATCGCCAAAGGTTATGCCGTGGATGAGGCTATGGCCATGTTGCGGTTACATGGCATCCCGGTTGCCCTGGCCGATGGCGGCGGCGATTTGCTGGCCGGCGAGCCGCCCCCTGGAAAAACAGGCTGGGAGGTAGCCATCGGTTCGGATACCATCCTAACGATCGCCCGGCAGGCAGTAGCCACCTCCGGAGATACCTACCGCTACCTGGACTGGCAGGGCCGACGGTACAGCCACATCATCGACCCGCGCACCGGGCTGGGCGTTGCCCACGGTTGGCAAGTGAGTGTCCTGGCGCCCGGTTGCACCACGGCGGATGCTCTGGCATCAGTATTAGGCGCAGAGCCGGCGCTGGAAAAAAGAATAAAACGTATCTTTCCTGAAGTAGAGATCATTTTTCGAAAATAA
- a CDS encoding histidine kinase, which translates to MSTKKQKTRRLSDTKLIIGVGLVITLLQFITFFEIYLDMITQEKEINLNELLGGRLLAWAMAMAFVFLIVKTTTRFLDANMSWRRIIVIHVLFAILVSFIWYSLFLFVNHLLCTGEKCNEPFNSTHMVLWYLKNFDKLFLIYLLAASLTYTYHYVQRDIVHRMQHSRMEKQLLETRLMMLKSQLQPHFLFNTLNSIASLIDIDARRAKSMIADLGGLLRHVLEKKDEQVVSLEEELKLLQQYIEIEKARFAEDLEIGLEVEPGTFQARIPSMLLQPLVENSIQHGFSRDHPQLKVDIRLFQEGQQLIVEVKDDGQGFSEEAGAELFERGMGLHHTMERLKSLFGEHFTFLVENLHPGVRNRIEIPLSF; encoded by the coding sequence ATGTCAACCAAAAAGCAAAAAACAAGGCGCTTATCCGACACCAAGCTCATCATTGGAGTAGGCCTGGTGATCACCCTTTTGCAGTTCATCACTTTTTTTGAAATCTACCTGGATATGATCACCCAGGAAAAAGAAATCAACTTAAATGAGCTGCTGGGAGGGCGCCTACTGGCCTGGGCAATGGCTATGGCCTTCGTCTTTCTCATCGTAAAAACCACCACCCGGTTTCTGGACGCAAATATGTCCTGGCGCAGGATCATCGTCATCCACGTCCTCTTCGCCATTCTGGTATCCTTTATCTGGTATTCTCTCTTTCTTTTTGTCAACCACCTGCTGTGTACGGGCGAAAAGTGCAACGAACCTTTCAACAGTACGCACATGGTACTGTGGTACCTGAAAAACTTTGACAAGCTCTTCCTGATCTATCTGCTGGCCGCGAGCCTCACCTATACCTACCATTATGTGCAGCGCGACATCGTGCACCGCATGCAGCACAGCCGCATGGAAAAGCAGTTGCTGGAAACCCGCCTGATGATGCTCAAATCGCAGCTTCAGCCGCACTTCCTCTTCAACACCCTCAACAGCATCGCCAGCCTGATCGATATCGACGCGCGGCGCGCCAAGTCCATGATCGCCGACCTGGGCGGCTTGTTGCGCCACGTACTTGAAAAAAAGGACGAACAAGTCGTATCTTTAGAGGAAGAGCTGAAATTGTTGCAACAGTACATCGAGATTGAAAAGGCGCGCTTTGCCGAAGACCTGGAGATCGGCCTTGAAGTCGAACCCGGTACTTTTCAAGCGCGCATCCCCAGCATGCTGCTTCAGCCCCTGGTGGAGAATTCCATACAACACGGGTTCTCCCGGGACCACCCGCAGCTGAAGGTCGACATCCGCCTGTTCCAGGAGGGCCAGCAGTTGATCGTTGAGGTGAAAGACGACGGGCAGGGGTTTAGCGAAGAAGCCGGAGCCGAGCTTTTCGAACGCGGAATGGGGCTGCACCATACGATGGAACGGCTTAAGTCTCTGTTTGGAGAACATTTTACCTTCCTGGTGGAAAATTTGCACCCCGGCGTCCGCAACCGCATCGAAATTCCGTTGTCTTTTTGA
- a CDS encoding PD40 domain-containing protein, protein MKRLYSLLLLFSLLCLWRLPAYAQMIKNPTAAEIYRDAEAALLEGKADQALKLFERSLKAQPDLSAARRGMGLCYELLRDYPRAIEQYEAVLEADPLFSRAVYYQLGEAYYKAGQHKKALEYFRQFERLQQVGVDSFSMNMEREFRDEQGYLSKLEANIRACEVTLDSIKFINITKVSNLGSAVNSKDDDYFPYITNGQDRLFYTRKTSKGDEDLFESRLEKGEWSKGNTVKAINTHLDEGMCTLVRDGRRLYFTACGREGGLGICDIWEALVSAEGEIGEASPLKGFANSAKWESQASISCDGSTIYFASEREGGLGKSDLYYSKRQADGSWSLPVNLGPRINTDDYEEAPFITNDGRTLYFSSYGHPGMGDQDIFMSWLDDEGEWSIPINLGPPVNTAFRELGLFLSADGSTGYFASERPGGFGKLDIYKFQLDEQLYSEPITFVEGLVVDSALDAAVAATVRFADRPPITTGPDGRFFLCIPANDSLDISVDKTYFHPYQNLFLIPEWDNLQFYTIEILLKSVFEFPEPQRPQPADTSTVASNRKRTLLEYQHTVFFEFNKVNMDIEEMEKLEAFLKPLKDKNIKRLEIAGYADDIGTDIYNMTLSEERAKQVALLVTQKGFGIDLIELEAKGEIINDGPKEQNRKVELRVTALE, encoded by the coding sequence ATGAAACGACTCTACTCTCTCCTTCTGCTTTTTAGCCTGTTATGCCTGTGGCGCCTGCCCGCCTATGCCCAAATGATCAAAAACCCCACCGCCGCCGAAATTTACCGCGATGCCGAAGCCGCTCTGCTCGAAGGCAAGGCAGATCAGGCGCTGAAGCTCTTTGAGCGCAGCCTGAAAGCCCAGCCTGACCTGAGCGCCGCCCGCCGGGGCATGGGGCTTTGTTATGAGTTGCTGCGCGATTATCCTCGTGCCATCGAACAATACGAAGCAGTGCTGGAAGCCGACCCCCTGTTTTCCCGGGCGGTCTATTATCAGCTTGGGGAAGCCTACTACAAGGCCGGACAACATAAAAAGGCGCTGGAATATTTTCGTCAATTCGAGCGGTTGCAGCAGGTTGGCGTCGACAGCTTTAGCATGAACATGGAGCGGGAGTTCAGGGATGAGCAAGGTTACCTGTCCAAACTGGAAGCCAACATCCGCGCCTGCGAGGTGACGCTGGACTCCATCAAGTTCATCAACATTACCAAAGTGTCCAACCTGGGCAGTGCGGTCAACTCCAAAGACGACGATTATTTCCCCTACATCACCAACGGCCAGGACCGGCTTTTTTACACCCGCAAGACCTCAAAGGGCGACGAAGACCTCTTCGAGAGCCGCCTGGAAAAGGGAGAATGGAGCAAGGGCAACACCGTGAAGGCCATCAATACCCATCTCGATGAAGGAATGTGCACCCTGGTGCGCGATGGCCGCCGCCTTTACTTCACCGCCTGCGGGCGCGAAGGAGGGTTGGGCATCTGCGACATCTGGGAGGCATTGGTCAGCGCCGAAGGGGAGATCGGCGAGGCCAGCCCGCTAAAGGGATTCGCCAATTCCGCTAAATGGGAATCGCAGGCCTCCATCAGTTGCGACGGCAGCACCATCTACTTCGCCAGCGAGCGCGAAGGGGGGCTCGGCAAATCCGACCTCTACTACAGCAAACGGCAGGCCGACGGCAGCTGGAGCCTACCCGTCAACCTCGGGCCCCGGATCAACACCGACGATTATGAGGAGGCGCCTTTCATCACCAACGACGGCCGCACGTTGTACTTCTCCTCCTACGGCCACCCTGGCATGGGCGACCAGGATATTTTCATGAGCTGGCTCGACGATGAGGGGGAGTGGAGCATTCCCATCAACCTGGGACCTCCCGTCAATACAGCCTTCCGGGAACTGGGGCTGTTCCTCTCCGCCGACGGCAGCACCGGCTACTTCGCCTCGGAACGGCCCGGCGGCTTCGGCAAACTGGATATCTACAAATTCCAGCTCGACGAACAGCTCTACAGCGAACCCATCACCTTTGTGGAAGGCCTGGTGGTGGACAGCGCCCTCGACGCCGCCGTCGCCGCCACTGTCCGGTTTGCAGACAGGCCGCCCATCACTACCGGCCCCGACGGCCGCTTCTTCCTCTGCATCCCCGCCAACGACTCCCTCGACATCAGTGTCGACAAAACTTACTTCCACCCCTACCAGAACCTCTTCCTCATCCCGGAATGGGACAACCTGCAATTCTACACCATTGAAATCCTGCTCAAGTCGGTATTCGAATTTCCAGAACCCCAACGGCCCCAACCGGCCGATACATCCACCGTTGCCTCCAACCGAAAAAGAACCTTGCTGGAATACCAGCACACTGTATTCTTCGAGTTCAATAAGGTAAACATGGATATCGAGGAAATGGAAAAGCTGGAAGCCTTCCTGAAGCCGCTGAAGGACAAGAACATTAAACGCCTTGAAATCGCCGGCTATGCCGACGACATCGGGACCGATATCTACAACATGACACTTTCCGAGGAACGCGCCAAGCAGGTTGCGCTGCTCGTCACGCAGAAAGGGTTCGGCATCGATTTAATTGAGCTGGAAGCTAAAGGAGAAATCATCAATGACGGCCCGAAAGAGCAGAACCGGAAGGTGGAACTCCGGGTGACTGCTTTGGAGTGA
- a CDS encoding PD-(D/E)XK nuclease family transposase, whose amino-acid sequence MALQDKYINPFTDYGFKKLFGTEINKDLLIDFLNQVLPERHHIQDLSYTPTEKLGATEIDRKAIFDLYCTSPSGERFIVEVQKAKQNYFKDRSVYYSTFPIQEQAKKGDWDYQLAAVYTIGILDFVFDDGRHKEKVRHEVKLKDQHCQVFYDKLTFIYLEMPNFKKAEGELETDFDKWMYVLKHLPYLQNRPAALQERIFQKLFEAAEIARFDPEEKARYEESLKYYRDLKNVVDTSYEEGREEGREEGKAEKEIEVILKSHEAGLDAETISKITGKSIEEIKKAIDEAER is encoded by the coding sequence ATGGCGCTTCAAGATAAATACATCAACCCCTTTACGGACTACGGTTTCAAGAAGCTGTTCGGGACGGAGATAAACAAAGACCTGCTGATCGATTTCCTCAACCAGGTGCTGCCGGAGCGCCACCACATCCAGGATTTGTCGTATACCCCTACGGAAAAGCTGGGAGCCACCGAAATAGACCGAAAAGCCATCTTTGACCTGTACTGCACCAGCCCCAGCGGAGAAAGGTTCATCGTCGAGGTCCAAAAGGCGAAGCAGAACTACTTCAAAGACCGGAGTGTGTATTATTCGACCTTCCCCATTCAGGAGCAGGCAAAAAAGGGAGACTGGGATTATCAATTAGCGGCGGTATACACGATAGGCATTCTGGACTTTGTATTTGACGACGGCCGGCATAAGGAAAAAGTACGCCATGAGGTAAAGTTAAAGGACCAACATTGCCAGGTATTCTATGACAAACTGACCTTCATTTACTTGGAGATGCCAAATTTCAAGAAGGCGGAAGGGGAATTGGAGACAGATTTTGACAAGTGGATGTATGTGTTGAAACACCTGCCGTATCTCCAAAACCGGCCGGCGGCCTTGCAGGAGCGAATATTCCAGAAGCTATTCGAAGCAGCGGAGATTGCCCGCTTCGACCCGGAGGAAAAGGCCAGGTATGAGGAGAGTTTGAAATATTACCGGGATTTGAAGAATGTGGTGGATACGTCTTATGAAGAAGGCAGAGAAGAAGGCAGAGAAGAAGGCAAAGCAGAGAAAGAAATCGAAGTGATCTTAAAATCTCATGAAGCGGGGCTTGATGCAGAAACCATATCTAAGATTACCGGGAAATCTATCGAAGAAATAAAAAAGGCCATCGACGAAGCCGAACGCTAA
- a CDS encoding DUF2911 domain-containing protein, whose translation MRIHAIFSLAFLLLSSTISFAQELNLPRKSPRAGTSYIIGYTEVSIRYSSPAVQGREIWGSLVPYGEMWRAGANEATTLEFNTDVEVEGQALPAGKYAFFLIPQKEGKWIAVFNKVWDQWGAYDYNQGEDALRVEVDAQFSKKINQENLRYEIIGQNVENGYILLSWEKLRLYLRIKVDAMQKAVLEIATALAAAPEGQKWRINAEAADFLLWVGQPAPALQYAEESIRLKEAPQNYWVKARILAAREDYAGALAAAESAKKLAKANPEDDFYRNQKGEIERLVKEWKGKE comes from the coding sequence ATGCGAATTCATGCCATTTTTTCACTTGCCTTCCTGTTGCTTTCTTCTACCATCTCCTTTGCCCAGGAGCTTAACTTGCCCCGGAAAAGCCCCAGGGCGGGTACGTCTTACATCATAGGTTATACGGAGGTTTCCATTCGGTATTCCTCTCCTGCCGTCCAGGGCAGGGAGATATGGGGGAGCCTGGTGCCCTATGGCGAAATGTGGCGGGCCGGCGCCAACGAAGCCACTACGCTGGAATTTAACACGGACGTAGAGGTCGAAGGGCAGGCTTTGCCGGCCGGCAAGTACGCTTTCTTTCTCATCCCCCAAAAGGAAGGGAAGTGGATTGCCGTTTTTAACAAGGTTTGGGATCAATGGGGCGCCTACGATTACAACCAGGGAGAAGATGCCCTGCGGGTGGAGGTGGACGCTCAGTTCTCCAAAAAAATCAACCAGGAAAACCTCCGGTACGAGATCATCGGCCAGAATGTGGAAAACGGCTACATTCTGCTGAGCTGGGAAAAACTGCGCCTGTACCTGCGCATCAAAGTGGACGCCATGCAGAAGGCCGTACTGGAAATCGCCACGGCCCTGGCCGCCGCTCCGGAAGGCCAGAAATGGCGCATCAATGCAGAGGCAGCCGACTTCCTGCTCTGGGTGGGCCAGCCCGCTCCTGCCCTGCAGTACGCCGAGGAATCCATCCGTTTAAAGGAGGCTCCGCAGAACTACTGGGTCAAAGCGCGTATCCTGGCCGCCCGGGAAGATTATGCCGGCGCCCTGGCTGCCGCCGAGAGCGCCAAAAAGCTGGCTAAAGCCAACCCGGAGGATGATTTCTACCGGAATCAGAAGGGGGAGATAGAAAGGCTGGTGAAGGAGTGGAAGGGGAAAGAGTAA
- a CDS encoding AraC family transcriptional regulator, whose protein sequence is METATPSLDTWTSFFILAAAQGYFLAFILFSNKQGNPLANRLLGAFLLAFALTLSEYVLHWTQYLAWFSWADTFYIPLIFVFGPLLYLYFKALHPEDGVRRRDALHFLPALLILANRLPYYLTSPALKAAFRAGDQEAAGQIHWPIVPMFPVQDYIFIFHLSAYAVLIFWYLRRSGFWRPAGPEDDKAIIRRNWSRILLWLYIGFVLGNVSYYALIRTPFFSIEWDYGISLAMTVFIYVVGYLGYRQPEAFAGELWPQAFLAPKYQNSSLTPSASRSLLDRVREYVEQEKPYLDNELRLSGLADQLDVSIHHLSQVINEQLGKSFSDFINEYRVEEAKRLLANPRYKERYVISIAYEAGFNNKTSFNKAFKAHTGLSPSQYRKKKLAKEHLKNKFDVREM, encoded by the coding sequence ATGGAAACCGCAACTCCTTCCCTCGATACCTGGACCAGTTTCTTCATTCTCGCCGCAGCTCAAGGTTATTTCCTGGCATTCATACTCTTTTCCAACAAGCAGGGCAACCCGCTGGCCAACCGCCTGCTCGGCGCTTTCCTGCTGGCCTTCGCCCTGACCCTTTCCGAATATGTATTGCACTGGACCCAATACCTCGCATGGTTTTCCTGGGCCGACACCTTTTACATCCCGCTCATTTTTGTTTTCGGCCCTTTGCTCTACCTGTATTTCAAGGCGCTGCACCCGGAGGATGGGGTTCGGCGCCGGGACGCGCTGCACTTTCTCCCCGCCCTGCTGATCCTGGCCAACCGGCTGCCCTATTACCTCACGAGCCCGGCCCTGAAAGCGGCCTTTCGCGCCGGCGACCAGGAGGCGGCCGGGCAAATCCACTGGCCTATAGTTCCAATGTTTCCTGTCCAGGATTATATCTTCATTTTTCATCTTTCGGCCTATGCTGTGCTTATCTTCTGGTATCTGCGCCGGAGCGGTTTCTGGCGGCCTGCCGGGCCGGAGGATGACAAGGCCATCATCCGGCGCAACTGGTCGCGCATCCTGCTCTGGCTTTACATTGGTTTCGTTCTGGGCAATGTTTCCTACTATGCCCTCATCCGCACCCCCTTTTTCAGCATCGAATGGGATTACGGCATCTCTCTGGCCATGACGGTTTTTATTTACGTGGTGGGCTACCTGGGCTACCGGCAGCCCGAGGCCTTCGCCGGCGAACTCTGGCCGCAGGCCTTCCTGGCGCCCAAATACCAGAACTCCTCTCTTACCCCTTCGGCTTCCCGGTCCCTGCTCGACCGCGTCCGGGAATACGTAGAACAAGAAAAACCATACCTGGATAATGAACTGCGCCTGTCCGGCCTGGCCGATCAACTGGACGTGTCCATCCATCACCTGTCTCAGGTGATCAACGAGCAACTGGGCAAAAGTTTTTCCGACTTTATCAATGAGTACCGCGTAGAAGAGGCCAAACGCCTGCTGGCCAACCCCCGCTACAAGGAACGCTACGTGATCTCGATCGCCTACGAGGCGGGCTTCAACAATAAGACTTCGTTCAATAAGGCCTTCAAAGCGCATACGGGCCTGTCGCCTTCTCAGTACCGAAAGAAAAAACTGGCCAAGGAACATTTAAAAAATAAGTTCGACGTCCGTGAAATGTAG
- a CDS encoding TIM barrel protein — translation MNRRTFVKSGLAVPAALAGPAALSAAFPLTGEEPFNMKFATHLGMFKEHTGEDPILHLEFIHDKGFRAFEDNDMKKKEEGLQRKMGKIMEQLDIEMGVFVAHKIYWNEPSLASGDEGLREEFLQQIRESVEVAKRVNARWMTVVPGHVDPRQDVGYQTAHVVESLKQASAILEPHGLAMVLEPLNFRDHPGLFLAKAAQAYQICRAVDSPACKILFDIYHQQISEGNLIPNIEKAWEEIAYFQIGDNPGRKEPTTGEVNYKNVFRFIHDKGYEGILGMEHGNSKPGKEGEMAVIRAYREVDVG, via the coding sequence ATGAATAGAAGAACCTTCGTCAAATCCGGCCTGGCCGTACCGGCCGCCCTCGCCGGGCCCGCCGCCCTGAGCGCTGCCTTCCCCCTCACAGGAGAGGAACCCTTCAACATGAAGTTCGCCACCCACCTGGGCATGTTCAAGGAGCATACCGGGGAGGACCCCATCCTGCACCTGGAATTCATTCACGACAAGGGGTTCCGCGCCTTCGAAGACAATGACATGAAAAAAAAGGAAGAAGGCCTGCAGCGCAAGATGGGCAAGATCATGGAGCAGTTGGACATTGAAATGGGCGTATTCGTCGCCCACAAAATCTACTGGAACGAACCCAGCCTGGCCAGCGGAGACGAGGGCCTGCGGGAAGAATTCCTCCAACAAATCCGCGAGTCAGTGGAGGTGGCCAAGCGCGTCAACGCCCGGTGGATGACCGTCGTGCCCGGCCATGTTGACCCGAGGCAGGACGTGGGCTATCAGACTGCACACGTGGTCGAATCCCTCAAGCAGGCCAGCGCCATCCTGGAGCCGCACGGCCTGGCCATGGTGCTGGAACCGCTGAATTTCCGGGACCACCCGGGCCTGTTCCTTGCCAAAGCCGCCCAGGCCTACCAGATTTGCCGCGCCGTAGACAGCCCCGCCTGCAAAATCCTCTTCGACATCTACCACCAGCAAATCTCCGAGGGCAACCTCATCCCCAACATCGAAAAGGCATGGGAGGAGATCGCCTACTTCCAGATCGGCGACAACCCGGGCCGCAAAGAACCGACTACCGGAGAGGTCAATTACAAAAACGTCTTCCGGTTCATCCACGACAAGGGCTATGAGGGAATACTCGGCATGGAACACGGCAATTCGAAGCCGGGGAAAGAGGGGGAAATGGCAGTGATCAGGGCGTACCGGGAGGTGGATGTGGGATAG
- a CDS encoding Gfo/Idh/MocA family oxidoreductase, which produces MKELNRREFVKTAAGAAGGFILAPSMLSAKAHIQGGDAIRVGLVGCGGRGTGAAVQALLSGQNVRLVAMADAFRDQVESSYQKILEELENNELPADRLSVPEEHKFAGFEGYEKVIPLCDVVILATPPGFRPLHFEATVKAGKHIFMEKPVAVDAPGVRQVLKAAEEAKKQKLNVVVGLQRHYEKVYLRWMEMLHAGAIGDIVTAHVYWNSSGVWVRPRQEGQTEMEYQMRNWYYFNWLCGDHINEQHIHNLDVGNWAKQAYPVKAHGMGGRLVRTGKEYGEIFDHHSVEYEYADGSRMFSQCRHIKDTYYQVTESFQGTNGSAPKPGVIQTTGGYKLLDHDARKDPNPYQVEHDLLFDAIAKGEYRYADAENGAKSTLTAIMGRMATYSGQLIEWDAALNSELSLMPQRYAWDAKPPVLPNEEGFYPVAVPGETRVL; this is translated from the coding sequence ATGAAAGAACTCAATCGCCGGGAATTCGTCAAAACCGCTGCTGGCGCCGCCGGCGGTTTCATCCTTGCTCCCTCCATGCTCTCCGCTAAAGCGCACATACAAGGCGGCGACGCCATCCGGGTTGGCCTGGTGGGCTGCGGCGGGCGCGGCACCGGGGCCGCCGTCCAGGCCCTGCTCTCCGGGCAGAACGTGCGCCTGGTGGCCATGGCCGACGCCTTCCGAGACCAGGTGGAAAGCAGTTATCAGAAGATACTGGAGGAACTGGAAAACAACGAACTGCCGGCCGATCGCCTCAGCGTGCCGGAAGAACACAAGTTCGCAGGATTCGAAGGCTACGAGAAGGTGATTCCCCTCTGCGACGTGGTCATCCTGGCCACTCCTCCGGGCTTCCGGCCTCTGCACTTTGAAGCCACGGTTAAAGCCGGCAAACACATTTTCATGGAAAAGCCGGTGGCCGTCGACGCCCCGGGGGTGCGGCAGGTACTGAAAGCCGCCGAGGAGGCAAAGAAGCAAAAGCTCAACGTGGTGGTGGGCTTGCAGCGTCACTATGAAAAAGTATACTTGCGCTGGATGGAAATGCTGCACGCCGGCGCCATCGGCGACATCGTCACCGCCCACGTCTACTGGAACAGCAGCGGGGTCTGGGTGCGCCCTCGCCAGGAAGGGCAAACCGAGATGGAATACCAGATGCGCAACTGGTACTATTTCAACTGGCTCTGCGGCGACCACATCAACGAGCAACACATCCACAACCTCGACGTGGGCAACTGGGCCAAGCAGGCCTACCCGGTCAAAGCCCACGGCATGGGCGGCCGCCTGGTGCGCACCGGCAAGGAGTACGGGGAGATATTCGACCACCACAGCGTAGAGTACGAATATGCCGACGGCAGCCGCATGTTCAGCCAGTGCCGCCATATTAAAGATACTTACTACCAGGTCACGGAGTCCTTCCAGGGCACCAACGGCTCGGCTCCCAAACCAGGAGTCATCCAAACAACTGGTGGCTACAAACTCCTGGACCACGACGCCCGCAAGGACCCCAACCCCTACCAGGTGGAGCACGACTTGCTTTTCGACGCCATCGCCAAAGGAGAATATCGCTACGCCGATGCCGAAAACGGCGCCAAAAGCACCCTGACCGCCATCATGGGCCGCATGGCCACCTACTCCGGCCAACTGATCGAGTGGGACGCGGCGCTCAACTCCGAACTCAGCTTGATGCCCCAACGCTACGCCTGGGATGCAAAGCCGCCGGTGCTGCCCAATGAAGAGGGGTTCTATCCGGTGGCGGTGCCGGGGGAGACGAGGGTGTTGTAG
- a CDS encoding phage integrase N-terminal SAM-like domain-containing protein, which yields MSTHTDHLQKLQDWMELRNYSKATISAYRCALKQFLNWREAEGFSGPFVQEEARRYLLSRYRSGKKWQTVNGDYSAMRKFYEHAGRALLLRRLFGDRFPEGAPAA from the coding sequence ATGAGCACACACACAGACCACCTTCAGAAGTTACAAGATTGGATGGAACTGCGCAACTACAGCAAAGCCACTATTTCGGCCTACCGCTGTGCGTTAAAGCAGTTTTTGAACTGGCGGGAAGCAGAAGGCTTTTCGGGCCCGTTCGTACAGGAAGAAGCGCGCCGTTATTTGCTGAGCCGTTACCGCAGCGGCAAGAAGTGGCAGACGGTGAACGGGGATTATTCGGCGATGCGCAAGTTCTACGAGCACGCAGGAAGAGCCCTATTGTTGCGAAGGTTGTTCGGGGACAGATTTCCGGAAGGAGCCCCTGCCGCCTGA